The following coding sequences are from one Carassius auratus strain Wakin chromosome 47, ASM336829v1, whole genome shotgun sequence window:
- the LOC113064721 gene encoding protein shisa-5-like isoform X3, with protein MASASAVLLLLSAGLFTVTDGSGDDCESYFTSDNVYKPSFSCGVGKHCCGNCHLRYCCSSESSRLSEHEQDMCTMRSTEDLAVPESPPLPEMYQGNRIDSIVIGSTLVGVVVLIVFFICCCCCCPCCCFYQMCRKPRPVVQTHVTTVVNTQSIQPQPVMQGGQYPQYQPVPTQPGYGGQPMQTAPYQGQSYAPGPPPSYHVAMNPGYPTTQGGQAMYPMQQPTQPVHAPMLSETSKQPAYNPAYMQPPNTGY; from the exons ATGGCGTCCGCCTCAGCGGTTCTCCTGCTCCTGTCTGCGGGTTTATTCACGGTAACAGACG GCTCTGGAGATGACTGTGAGAGCTACTTCACCAGCGATAACGTGTACAAGCCTTCGTTTAGCTGCGGGGTTGGGAAACACTGCTGTGGAAACTGCCATCTCAGATACTGCTGCTCCTCTGAATCTTCGAGGTTATCCGAACATGAGCAAGATATGTGCACTAT gcGAAGCACAGAAGACCTTGCTGTCCCTGAGAGCCCACCACTGCCTGAGATGTatcaagg CAACAGAATCGATAGTATTGTCATTGGTTCAACATTAGTAGGGGTTGTGGTCCTCATCGTCTTTTtcatctgctgctgctgctgctgccccTGCTGCTGTTTCTATCAAATGTGCAGAAAACCCAGAC cTGTGGTACAAACACATGTAACTACAGTCGTGAATACACAATCCATTCAGCCGCAGCCGGTAATGCAGGGAGGCCAGTACCCACAATACCAACCAGTGCCGACTCAACCAGGTTACGGGGGTCAGCCTATGCAGACAGCACCATATCAGGGACAGTCATATGCACCAGGACCCCCACCCTCGTATCACGTGGCCA TGAATCCTGGATATCCCACTACTCAGGGAGGCCAGGCCATGTACCCCATGCAGCAGCCCACCCAGCCGGTTCATGCTCCTATGCTTTCAGAGACATCGAAACAGCCAGCTTACAACCCAGCCTACATGCAGCCACCAAACACTGGTTACTAA
- the LOC113064721 gene encoding protein shisa-5-like isoform X1 yields the protein MASASAVLLLLSAGLFTVTDGSGDDCESYFTSDNVYKPSFSCGVGKHCCGNCHLRYCCSSESSRLSEHEQDMCTMRSTEDLAVPESPPLPEMYQGNRIDSIVIGSTLVGVVVLIVFFICCCCCCPCCCFYQMCRKPRPVVQTHVTTVVNTQSIQPQPVMQGGQYPQYQPVPTQPGYGGQPMQTAPYQGQSYAPGPPPSYHVAMNPGYPTTQGGQAMYPMQQPTQPVHAPMLSETSKQPAYNPAYMQPPNTGY from the exons ATGGCGTCCGCCTCAGCGGTTCTCCTGCTACTGTCTGCGGGTTTATTCACGGTAACAGACG GCTCTGGAGATGACTGTGAGAGCTACTTCACCAGCGATAACGTGTACAAGCCTTCGTTTAGCTGCGGGGTTGGGAAACACTGCTGTGGAAACTGCCATCTCAGATACTGCTGCTCCTCTGAATCTTCGAGGTTATCCGAACATGAGCAAGATATGTGCACTAT gcGAAGCACAGAAGACCTTGCTGTCCCTGAGAGCCCACCACTGCCTGAGATGTatcaagg CAACAGAATCGATAGTATTGTCATTGGTTCAACATTAGTAGGGGTTGTGGTCCTCATCGTCTTTTtcatctgctgctgctgctgctgccccTGCTGCTGTTTCTATCAAATGTGCAGAAAACCCAGAC cTGTGGTACAAACACATGTAACTACAGTCGTGAATACACAATCCATTCAGCCGCAGCCGGTAATGCAGGGAGGCCAGTACCCACAATACCAACCAGTGCCGACTCAACCAGGTTACGGGGGTCAGCCTATGCAGACAGCACCATATCAGGGACAGTCATATGCACCAGGACCCCCACCCTCGTATCACGTGGCCA TGAATCCTGGATATCCCACTACTCAGGGAGGCCAGGCCATGTACCCCATGCAGCAGCCCACCCAGCCGGTTCATGCTCCTATGCTTTCAGAGACATCGAAACAGCCAGCTTACAACCCAGCCTACATGCAGCCACCAAACACTGGTTACTAA
- the LOC113064721 gene encoding protein shisa-5-like isoform X4, whose amino-acid sequence MASASAVLLLLSAGLFTVTDGSGDDCESYFTSDNVYKPSFSCGVGKHCCGNCHLRYCCSSESSRLSEHEQDMCTMRSTEDLAVPESPPLPEMYQGIDSIVIGSTLVGVVVLIVFFICCCCCCPCCCFYQMCRKPRPVVQTHVTTVVNTQSIQPQPVMQGGQYPQYQPVPTQPGYGGQPMQTAPYQGQSYAPGPPPSYHVAMNPGYPTTQGGQAMYPMQQPTQPVHAPMLSETSKQPAYNPAYMQPPNTGY is encoded by the exons ATGGCGTCCGCCTCAGCGGTTCTCCTGCTACTGTCTGCGGGTTTATTCACGGTAACAGACG GCTCTGGAGATGACTGTGAGAGCTACTTCACCAGCGATAACGTGTACAAGCCTTCGTTTAGCTGCGGGGTTGGGAAACACTGCTGTGGAAACTGCCATCTCAGATACTGCTGCTCCTCTGAATCTTCGAGGTTATCCGAACATGAGCAAGATATGTGCACTAT gcGAAGCACAGAAGACCTTGCTGTCCCTGAGAGCCCACCACTGCCTGAGATGTatcaagg AATCGATAGTATTGTCATTGGTTCAACATTAGTAGGGGTTGTGGTCCTCATCGTCTTTTtcatctgctgctgctgctgctgccccTGCTGCTGTTTCTATCAAATGTGCAGAAAACCCAGAC cTGTGGTACAAACACATGTAACTACAGTCGTGAATACACAATCCATTCAGCCGCAGCCGGTAATGCAGGGAGGCCAGTACCCACAATACCAACCAGTGCCGACTCAACCAGGTTACGGGGGTCAGCCTATGCAGACAGCACCATATCAGGGACAGTCATATGCACCAGGACCCCCACCCTCGTATCACGTGGCCA TGAATCCTGGATATCCCACTACTCAGGGAGGCCAGGCCATGTACCCCATGCAGCAGCCCACCCAGCCGGTTCATGCTCCTATGCTTTCAGAGACATCGAAACAGCCAGCTTACAACCCAGCCTACATGCAGCCACCAAACACTGGTTACTAA
- the LOC113064721 gene encoding protein shisa-5-like isoform X2, with amino-acid sequence MASASAVLLLLSAGLFTVTDGSGDDCESYFTSDNVYKPSFSCGVGKHCCGNCHLRYCCSSESSRLSEHEQDMCTMRSTEDLAVPESPPLPEMYQGNRIDSIVIGSTLVGVVVLIVFFICCCCCCPCCCFYQMCRKPRPVVQTHVTTVVNTQSIQPQPVMQGGQYPQYQPVPTQPGYGGQPMQTAPYQGQSYAPGPPPSYHVAMNPGYPTTQGGQAMYPMQQPTQPVHAPMLSETSKQPAYNPAYMQPPNTGY; translated from the exons GCTCTGGAGATGACTGTGAGAGCTACTTCACCAGCGATAACGTGTACAAGCCTTCGTTTAGCTGCGGGGTTGGGAAACACTGCTGTGGAAACTGCCATCTCAGATACTGCTGCTCCTCTGAATCTTCGAGGTTATCCGAACATGAGCAAGATATGTGCACTAT gcGAAGCACAGAAGACCTTGCTGTCCCTGAGAGCCCACCACTGCCTGAGATGTatcaagg CAACAGAATCGATAGTATTGTCATTGGTTCAACATTAGTAGGGGTTGTGGTCCTCATCGTCTTTTtcatctgctgctgctgctgctgccccTGCTGCTGTTTCTATCAAATGTGCAGAAAACCCAGAC cTGTGGTACAAACACATGTAACTACAGTCGTGAATACACAATCCATTCAGCCGCAGCCGGTAATGCAGGGAGGCCAGTACCCACAATACCAACCAGTGCCGACTCAACCAGGTTACGGGGGTCAGCCTATGCAGACAGCACCATATCAGGGACAGTCATATGCACCAGGACCCCCACCCTCGTATCACGTGGCCA TGAATCCTGGATATCCCACTACTCAGGGAGGCCAGGCCATGTACCCCATGCAGCAGCCCACCCAGCCGGTTCATGCTCCTATGCTTTCAGAGACATCGAAACAGCCAGCTTACAACCCAGCCTACATGCAGCCACCAAACACTGGTTACTAA
- the LOC113064721 gene encoding protein shisa-5-like isoform X5, giving the protein MASASAVLLLLSAGLFTVTDGSGYDCKSYLTSDNEYVPSFSCLLGSHCCGSCDFRHCCYFESSRLSDYEQDMCTIRNSGIAIGLSIVGVVVFIILLITCCCCPCCCIYQMCRKPRPAVQTHVTTVVNTQSIQQQPVMQGGQYPQYQPVPTQAGYGGQPMQTGPYQGQSYAPGPPPSYHVAMNPGYPTTQGGQAMYPMQQPTQPGAAPMLSETSKQPALQPSLHVATKHRLLNHNRLSNQSLLDCGV; this is encoded by the exons ATGGCGTCCGCCTCAGCGGTTCTCCTGCTCCTGTCTGCGGGTTTATTCACGGTAACAGACG GTTCTGGATATGACTGTAAGAGCTACTTGACCAGCGATAACGAGTACGTGCCTTCGTTTAGCTGCTTGTTGGGGTCACACTGCTGTGGAAGCTGCGATTTCAGACACTGCTGCTACTTTGAATCTTCGAGGTTATCCGATTATGAGCAAGATATGTGCACTAT CAGAAACAGTGGTATTGCCATTGGTTTATCAATAGTAGGGGTTGTGGTCTTCATCATCTTGTTAATCACCTGCTGCTGCTGCCCCTGCTGCTGTATCTATCAAATGTGCAGAAAACCCAGAC ctgCGGTACAAACACATGTAACTACAGTCGTGAATACACAATCCATTCAGCAGCAGCCGGTAATGCAAGGAGGCCAGTACCCACAATACCAACCAGTGCCGACTCAAGCAGGTTACGGGGGTCAGCCTATGCAGACAGGACCATATCAGGGACAGTCATATGCACCAGGACCCCCACCCTCGTATCACGTGGCCA TGAATCCTGGATATCCCACTACTCAGGGAGGCCAGGCCATGTACCCCATGCAGCAGCCCACCCAGCCGGGTGCTGCTCCTATGCTTTCAGAGACATCGAAACAGCCAGCTTTACAACCCAGCCTACATGTAGCCACCAAACACCGGTTACTAAACCACAACCGTCTGTCAAATCAGTCATTGCTGGATTGTGGAGTTTGA
- the LOC113064721 gene encoding protein shisa-5-like isoform X6 gives MASASAVLLLLSAGLFTVTDGSGYDCKSYLTSDNDRNSGIAIGLSIVGVVVFIILLITCCCCPCCCIYQMCRKPRPAVQTHVTTVVNTQSIQQQPVMQGGQYPQYQPVPTQAGYGGQPMQTGPYQGQSYAPGPPPSYHVAMNPGYPTTQGGQAMYPMQQPTQPGAAPMLSETSKQPALQPSLHVATKHRLLNHNRLSNQSLLDCGV, from the exons ATGGCGTCCGCCTCAGCGGTTCTCCTGCTCCTGTCTGCGGGTTTATTCACGGTAACAGACG GTTCTGGATATGACTGTAAGAGCTACTTGACCAGCGATAACGA CAGAAACAGTGGTATTGCCATTGGTTTATCAATAGTAGGGGTTGTGGTCTTCATCATCTTGTTAATCACCTGCTGCTGCTGCCCCTGCTGCTGTATCTATCAAATGTGCAGAAAACCCAGAC ctgCGGTACAAACACATGTAACTACAGTCGTGAATACACAATCCATTCAGCAGCAGCCGGTAATGCAAGGAGGCCAGTACCCACAATACCAACCAGTGCCGACTCAAGCAGGTTACGGGGGTCAGCCTATGCAGACAGGACCATATCAGGGACAGTCATATGCACCAGGACCCCCACCCTCGTATCACGTGGCCA TGAATCCTGGATATCCCACTACTCAGGGAGGCCAGGCCATGTACCCCATGCAGCAGCCCACCCAGCCGGGTGCTGCTCCTATGCTTTCAGAGACATCGAAACAGCCAGCTTTACAACCCAGCCTACATGTAGCCACCAAACACCGGTTACTAAACCACAACCGTCTGTCAAATCAGTCATTGCTGGATTGTGGAGTTTGA